A single genomic interval of bacterium harbors:
- a CDS encoding GAF domain-containing sensor histidine kinase — protein sequence MNISLPRPRGPRRATPLEAFSRTEKVIAFCRVLLALVALSVVVVDPKQPSFRPDLAYFVLGGYLVFSLVLFFLVRGEYVAQERMGYLSAAADIVWVSVITLFTERGPSPFFLLHVFVISSVSVRWGLAAAIPVTILLALLYPATIMIAGRFVDDDLVFHRAHLVRPLYLLAVGYLLGYLGEHERRSKRKLGFLLDLTMPLRRSRTPFLALARLGRRTLTFFEADHGVLVLRDPESGRWFTWTAKRQGRRLRYSIRITEREPFPSGFCADTESFLANELRPGRETALCYDVRTGVMQRRPVDDPAGLPAMPAQALLMAPILIQRELRGRAVVARGSRRKFTRDDLEFLLVLVGQAAAAFEAVRLQEKAEEVAVLEERARIARDLHDGFIQALAGIDLRVEATKHLLQRDPGKVPKSLEDLHQAVDAGYREVRHYLTVLRSASRRADDLGSTLDRLAAEFAIRERLRVHMARPQHDPGLPASTAYELTQIVREALHNAVRHGQATQAVVKLAARPSHVYLVIRDNGRGFPGAPGVIDADGFLRPASAPWSIRERTAALGGSLRIWTEPGRGAEVSLFIPVTGSGGRPAAVARGQV from the coding sequence ATGAATATCTCGCTCCCCCGCCCCCGCGGCCCGCGGCGCGCGACGCCGCTCGAGGCGTTCTCGCGCACCGAGAAGGTGATCGCCTTCTGCCGCGTGCTGCTGGCGCTGGTGGCGCTGTCGGTGGTGGTCGTCGACCCGAAGCAGCCGTCGTTCCGGCCCGACCTGGCCTACTTCGTCCTTGGCGGCTACCTGGTCTTCAGCCTCGTCCTGTTCTTCCTGGTGCGCGGCGAGTACGTCGCCCAGGAGCGCATGGGCTACTTGTCGGCGGCCGCCGACATCGTCTGGGTCTCGGTGATCACCCTGTTCACCGAGCGCGGGCCGAGCCCGTTCTTCCTCCTGCACGTCTTCGTCATCTCGAGCGTCAGCGTGCGCTGGGGCCTCGCGGCCGCGATCCCGGTGACCATCCTCCTGGCCCTCCTCTATCCGGCGACGATCATGATCGCCGGACGCTTCGTCGACGACGATCTGGTATTCCACCGGGCGCACCTGGTGCGGCCGCTCTACCTTCTCGCGGTCGGCTACCTCCTCGGCTACCTCGGCGAGCACGAGCGGCGGTCGAAACGGAAGCTCGGCTTCCTGCTCGACCTCACGATGCCGCTGCGCCGCAGCCGCACGCCCTTCCTCGCCCTCGCGCGCCTCGGCCGCCGCACGCTCACGTTCTTCGAGGCCGACCACGGCGTACTCGTGCTGCGCGATCCCGAGAGCGGGCGCTGGTTCACCTGGACCGCGAAGCGTCAGGGCCGCCGCCTGCGCTACTCGATCCGCATCACCGAGCGCGAGCCCTTCCCCTCCGGCTTCTGCGCCGACACCGAGAGCTTCCTCGCCAACGAGCTGCGCCCCGGCCGCGAGACCGCGCTCTGCTACGACGTCCGCACCGGCGTCATGCAGCGCCGGCCGGTCGACGATCCCGCCGGCCTGCCGGCCATGCCCGCGCAGGCGCTGCTCATGGCGCCGATCCTGATCCAGCGCGAGCTGCGCGGGCGCGCCGTCGTGGCGCGCGGCTCGCGCCGAAAGTTCACGCGCGACGACCTCGAGTTCCTCCTCGTCCTCGTCGGCCAGGCCGCAGCGGCCTTCGAAGCCGTGCGCCTGCAGGAGAAGGCCGAGGAGGTCGCCGTGCTCGAGGAGCGGGCGCGCATCGCGCGCGACCTCCACGACGGCTTCATCCAGGCGCTCGCCGGCATCGACCTGCGCGTCGAGGCGACCAAGCATCTCCTCCAGCGTGATCCCGGCAAGGTGCCGAAGTCGCTGGAAGACCTGCATCAGGCCGTCGACGCCGGCTACCGCGAGGTGCGGCACTACCTGACGGTCCTGCGCAGCGCGAGCCGGCGCGCCGACGACCTCGGGTCGACCCTCGACCGCCTCGCCGCCGAGTTCGCCATCCGTGAGCGCCTGCGGGTGCACATGGCGCGGCCGCAGCACGATCCGGGACTGCCGGCCTCGACGGCGTACGAGCTGACGCAGATCGTGCGCGAGGCGTTGCACAACGCCGTCCGCCACGGCCAGGCGACGCAGGCGGTGGTGAAGCTGGCGGCACGACCGTCGCACGTCTATCTCGTCATCCGCGACAACGGCCGCGGCTTCCCGGGCGCGCCGGGCGTCATCGACGCCGACGGCTTCCTGCGCCCGGCGAGCGCGCCGTGGTCCATCCGCGAACGTACCGCGGCCCTGGGGGGCTCGCTCCGCATCTGGACCGAGCCGGGCCGCGGCGCGGAGGTTTCACTCTTCATTCCAGTGACCGGCAGCGGCGGGCGCCCCGCCGCTGTCGCAAGGGGACAGGTATGA
- the erpA gene encoding iron-sulfur cluster insertion protein ErpA — protein sequence MAASSSEATITLTPLAVDAVKRVRAKEGLGEEHALRVAVVGGGCSGFSYQLDFDDKVQEGDLVVEYDGVRVRVDPESLQYLAGMEIDFVSSLHGGGFKFRNPKATNTCGCGSSFSA from the coding sequence ATGGCAGCGAGCTCCTCCGAGGCCACCATCACGCTCACACCCCTTGCCGTCGATGCGGTCAAGCGGGTGCGCGCGAAGGAGGGACTCGGCGAGGAGCACGCGCTGCGCGTCGCCGTCGTCGGCGGGGGGTGCTCGGGCTTCAGCTACCAGCTCGACTTCGACGACAAGGTCCAGGAGGGCGACCTCGTGGTCGAGTACGACGGGGTCCGCGTCCGGGTCGATCCCGAGAGCCTCCAGTACCTGGCCGGCATGGAGATCGACTTCGTGAGCAGCCTGCACGGAGGCGGCTTCAAGTTCCGCAATCCGAAGGCGACCAACACCTGCGGGTGCGGGTCGTCGTTCTCGGCCTGA
- the gph gene encoding phosphoglycolate phosphatase (PGP is an essential enzyme in the glycolate salvage pathway in higher organisms (photorespiration in plants). Phosphoglycolate results from the oxidase activity of RubisCO in the Calvin cycle when concentrations of carbon dioxide are low relative to oxygen. This enzyme is a member of the Haloacid Dehalogenase (HAD) superfamily of aspartate-nucleophile hydrolase enzymes (PF00702).) has product MRYRHVAFDLDGTLADTRADIVAAANAMLTELGRPPQPLEVVQGYVGEGARRLVERLLGAPEPAAVAGGLRRFLDFYARHLLDATRLYPGVADALAALAARGIVLTVCTNKPEAMSRTILDGLRVGRLFREVVGGDTLPTRKPDPQGLLLLCERVGIPPGDALLVGDSGIDVHTARAAGVAFCGVAWGLTPEGMWAAEPSLVIDDAAALLGVVEG; this is encoded by the coding sequence GTGCGCTACCGGCACGTCGCCTTCGATCTCGACGGCACCCTCGCGGATACGCGCGCCGACATCGTCGCCGCGGCGAACGCCATGCTGACCGAGCTCGGGCGCCCGCCGCAGCCCCTCGAGGTCGTTCAGGGGTACGTGGGCGAGGGCGCGCGCCGTCTGGTCGAGCGGCTCCTCGGCGCGCCGGAGCCGGCCGCCGTCGCGGGCGGCCTGCGCCGGTTCCTCGATTTCTACGCTCGCCACCTGCTCGACGCCACCCGGCTCTATCCCGGCGTCGCCGACGCGCTGGCCGCGCTGGCGGCGCGGGGCATCGTGCTCACGGTCTGCACGAACAAGCCCGAGGCGATGAGCCGCACCATTCTCGACGGTCTCCGTGTGGGCAGGCTCTTCCGCGAGGTCGTCGGCGGCGACACGCTGCCGACGCGCAAGCCGGACCCGCAGGGGCTGCTCCTGCTCTGCGAGCGCGTCGGCATTCCCCCGGGCGATGCGCTGCTCGTCGGCGATTCCGGGATCGACGTGCACACGGCGCGGGCTGCGGGGGTCGCCTTCTGCGGCGTCGCGTGGGGGCTCACGCCGGAGGGCATGTGGGCCGCCGAGCCGTCGTTGGTGATCGACGACGCGGCGGCGCTTCTCGGCGTGGTCGAGGGCTGA
- the glgA gene encoding glycogen synthase GlgA has product MRVVHLASEAQPWAKTGGLADVLGSLPPALASRGADVTVMLPAYRTALRTAGTVERLGRVHAPVGSRMEPVDVLRVANAPVPTLLLAAPRYFDREGLYGDGGRDHPDNAERFVVFCRAALEWLRELATPPDVLHAHDWQAAPALAFLRGTQALYPELAATRTVQTVHNLAYQGRFWAADWHLLNLDPRWFTAEFLEFHGQINFLKAGLVFADAITTVSPRYAREIQTPALGEGLDGVLRARAERVHGILNGIDTVAWDPAGDPALPAHYDATTLDGKAACRAALRGELGLTPDEAPALVAMVTRLAEQKGIDTALGAAWGLVGGGAIQLAVLGSGDPHWEHALHELAARHPGRVAVRIGFDEPLARRLEAGADLFWMPSRFEPCGLTQLYSLRYGAVPIVHETGGLADTVTPWDAETGHGTGFLFRPCTTPALVAATRAALAIRTDTAAWRRLIANGMACDFSWDRSAAAYVDLYAALSRE; this is encoded by the coding sequence GTGCGCGTCGTCCACCTGGCCTCGGAGGCCCAGCCATGGGCCAAGACCGGGGGCCTCGCGGACGTGCTCGGCTCGCTGCCGCCGGCCCTCGCCAGCCGCGGGGCCGACGTCACGGTCATGCTGCCCGCGTACCGTACGGCGCTGCGCACCGCGGGCACGGTCGAGCGGCTCGGCCGCGTGCACGCGCCGGTCGGCAGCCGCATGGAGCCGGTCGACGTCCTGCGCGTCGCGAACGCCCCGGTGCCGACGCTGCTCCTCGCGGCGCCGCGCTACTTCGACCGCGAGGGCCTCTACGGCGACGGCGGCCGCGACCACCCCGACAACGCGGAGCGCTTCGTCGTCTTCTGCCGTGCGGCGCTCGAGTGGCTGCGCGAGCTGGCGACGCCGCCCGACGTGCTGCACGCGCACGATTGGCAGGCGGCGCCCGCGCTCGCCTTCCTGCGCGGCACGCAGGCGCTGTATCCCGAGCTGGCGGCGACGCGAACGGTACAGACGGTCCACAATCTCGCCTACCAGGGCCGATTCTGGGCGGCGGACTGGCACCTCCTGAACCTCGACCCGCGCTGGTTCACCGCGGAGTTCCTCGAGTTCCACGGCCAGATCAACTTTCTGAAGGCCGGGCTCGTCTTCGCCGATGCGATCACCACGGTGAGCCCGCGCTACGCCCGCGAGATCCAGACGCCCGCCCTCGGCGAAGGTCTCGACGGCGTGCTGCGCGCGCGCGCCGAGCGCGTGCACGGCATCCTGAACGGCATCGACACGGTCGCGTGGGATCCGGCCGGCGATCCTGCGCTGCCGGCGCACTACGACGCGACCACGCTCGACGGCAAGGCGGCCTGCCGCGCGGCCTTGCGAGGCGAGCTCGGGCTCACGCCGGACGAAGCCCCCGCGCTGGTCGCCATGGTGACGCGCCTCGCGGAGCAGAAGGGCATCGACACCGCGCTCGGCGCCGCGTGGGGGCTCGTCGGCGGCGGGGCGATCCAGCTCGCCGTCCTCGGGAGCGGCGATCCGCACTGGGAGCATGCGCTGCACGAGCTGGCGGCGCGGCATCCCGGCCGCGTCGCCGTACGCATCGGCTTCGACGAGCCGCTGGCGCGCCGCCTCGAAGCCGGCGCCGACCTCTTCTGGATGCCGTCACGTTTCGAGCCCTGCGGCCTGACCCAGCTCTACAGCCTGCGCTACGGGGCGGTGCCGATCGTGCACGAGACGGGAGGCCTCGCCGACACGGTGACCCCATGGGATGCGGAGACCGGGCACGGCACGGGCTTCCTCTTCCGTCCCTGCACCACGCCGGCCCTCGTCGCCGCGACCCGCGCCGCGCTCGCGATCCGCACCGACACGGCCGCGTGGCGGCGGCTGATCGCCAACGGGATGGCCTGCGACTTCTCCTGGGACCGCTCCGCGGCAGCGTACGTCGACCTCTACGCCGCCTTGTCACGCGAGTGA
- the galT gene encoding galactose-1-phosphate uridylyltransferase, producing MPELRRDPVVGRWVIVDTERVRRPQDFREARPQRRGGPCLLCGGHEVETPPAILTVGGDAADGWRVRVVPNKFPSLRVEGDLERRGHGLYDLMNGVGAHELIVESPKHDDVLASLPLQVVEDVIGAWRERIRDLKRDPRFRAAVVVKTHGLDRGPMHEHPHSQLLATPIPPQRLNDELHHARAYHDYRERCLFCDIMHQETEEQSRLVLETDHLMAFAPFAARFPFETWILPRRHLGAFENADPIEHADLAKALRGVLRRMRTLLGDPPYSVLLHTAPFADADSPFFHWHVEVIPRLAATAGFEWESGLHTNPVPPEDAARFLRDAPE from the coding sequence ATGCCCGAGCTACGTAGAGATCCCGTCGTCGGTCGCTGGGTGATCGTCGATACCGAACGTGTGCGCCGTCCCCAGGACTTCCGCGAGGCGCGACCCCAGCGTCGCGGCGGTCCCTGCCTGCTCTGCGGCGGCCACGAGGTGGAGACGCCGCCCGCGATCCTGACCGTCGGCGGCGACGCCGCCGACGGCTGGCGCGTACGCGTCGTGCCCAACAAGTTCCCCTCGCTGCGCGTCGAAGGCGATCTCGAGCGTCGCGGACACGGCCTCTACGACCTCATGAACGGCGTCGGAGCGCACGAGCTCATCGTCGAGTCGCCGAAGCACGACGACGTGCTCGCGAGCCTGCCGCTCCAGGTCGTCGAGGACGTGATCGGCGCCTGGCGCGAGCGCATCCGCGACCTGAAGCGCGATCCGCGCTTCCGCGCCGCGGTGGTGGTGAAGACGCACGGCCTCGACCGCGGCCCGATGCACGAGCATCCGCACTCGCAGCTCCTGGCCACGCCGATCCCCCCGCAGCGTCTCAACGACGAGCTGCACCACGCGCGCGCCTACCACGACTACCGCGAGCGCTGCCTCTTCTGCGACATCATGCACCAGGAAACGGAAGAGCAGAGCCGCCTCGTCCTCGAGACCGACCACCTGATGGCGTTCGCGCCGTTCGCGGCCCGCTTCCCGTTCGAGACCTGGATCCTGCCGCGCCGGCACCTCGGCGCCTTCGAGAACGCGGACCCGATCGAGCACGCCGACCTCGCGAAGGCGCTGCGCGGCGTCCTGCGCCGGATGCGCACGCTCCTCGGCGACCCGCCCTACTCGGTTCTCCTGCACACCGCGCCGTTCGCCGACGCCGACAGCCCCTTCTTCCACTGGCACGTCGAGGTGATCCCGCGCCTCGCCGCCACCGCCGGCTTCGAGTGGGAGAGCGGGCTGCACACGAACCCGGTGCCGCCCGAGGACGCCGCCCGCTTCCTGCGCGACGCCCCGGAGTAG
- the lon gene encoding endopeptidase La, with protein sequence MADDDPIQGPGAGSDPESQQRFYGFDEDISGIVVPDVLPILPLRGVVIFPSAIVPLLISRGASLKLVEERLASDRMLGLVSQKNPEEEHPEPDGLYARGTAGRILKMLKYPDGSVRILVQGLRRIEVQQYTQREPYLLASIRQLQDVHEPSPDLEAMQVHMVNQFAKFVSMIPYLPDELQVVVMNIKDPGKVSDLIASNLNIALEEKQELVSTLNVRQRLERLTTILTREIELLELGHRIQSQVQSELNKNQKDFYLRQQMKAIQRELGEGDTRTAELDELRRKLDEASLPDEARRAADHEFDRLKLIPPESAEHSVVRTYLEWLAAMPWATSTEDNLDLHHARQVLDEDHFDLEKIKERILEYLAVRKLRQDPKGPILCFVGPPGVGKTSLGRSIARAMGRKFVRLSLGGIRDEAEIRGHRRTYIGALPGRIIQNLRNAGSNNPLFVLDEIDKLGMDFRGDPASALLEVLDPEQNATFQDHYLDVPFDLQKVMFVTTANMMDPIPAPLRDRMEVIDLAGYTEEDKLEIAKRHVVPKQLREHGLGPEQLQFEDDALHKLIHDYTREAGLRKLEQRIGSVCRKVARLITEGRTEPTVCTPALVRELLGPEVYFSELAERTDEAGIAVGLAWTPVGGEILFVEATRMTGKKGLTLTGQLGDVMKESAQAALSYVRAHADQLGVAPDFFENSDIHLHVPQGSIPKDGPSAGVTMVTALTSLLTNRPVRPNLAMTGEITLRGKVLPVGGIKEKVLAARRAGITTVLLPHRNQKDLEDVPAGVREHLQFHFVDTIAEVIEHALLPAAAPEARAVRA encoded by the coding sequence ATGGCCGACGACGATCCGATCCAGGGGCCCGGCGCCGGCAGCGATCCCGAGTCGCAGCAGCGCTTCTACGGCTTCGACGAGGACATCAGCGGGATCGTCGTCCCGGACGTGCTGCCGATCCTGCCGCTGCGCGGGGTCGTCATCTTCCCCTCCGCGATCGTGCCGCTCTTGATCTCGCGGGGTGCGTCGCTGAAGCTCGTCGAGGAGCGCCTCGCGAGCGACCGCATGCTCGGCCTGGTCTCGCAGAAGAACCCGGAAGAGGAGCATCCGGAGCCGGACGGCCTCTACGCGCGCGGCACCGCCGGGCGCATCCTCAAGATGCTGAAGTACCCCGACGGCAGCGTGCGCATCCTGGTGCAGGGTCTACGCCGCATCGAGGTACAGCAGTACACGCAGCGCGAACCGTACCTCCTCGCGTCGATCCGCCAGCTGCAGGACGTCCACGAGCCCTCGCCGGACCTCGAGGCGATGCAGGTTCACATGGTGAACCAGTTCGCCAAGTTCGTCTCCATGATCCCCTACCTGCCGGACGAGCTGCAGGTCGTGGTGATGAACATCAAGGACCCCGGCAAGGTCAGCGACCTGATCGCCTCGAATCTCAACATCGCGCTCGAGGAGAAGCAGGAGCTGGTGTCGACGCTGAACGTCCGCCAGCGGCTCGAGCGGCTGACGACGATCCTCACCCGCGAGATCGAGCTGCTCGAGCTCGGCCACCGCATCCAGTCGCAGGTCCAGTCCGAGCTGAACAAGAACCAGAAGGACTTCTACCTGCGGCAGCAGATGAAGGCGATCCAGCGCGAGCTCGGCGAGGGCGACACGCGCACCGCCGAGCTCGACGAGCTGCGCCGCAAGCTCGACGAGGCGAGCCTGCCCGACGAGGCGCGCAGGGCCGCCGACCACGAGTTCGACCGCCTGAAGCTGATCCCGCCCGAATCGGCCGAGCACAGCGTCGTGCGCACGTACCTCGAGTGGCTCGCCGCGATGCCGTGGGCCACGTCCACCGAGGACAACCTCGACCTCCACCACGCGCGCCAGGTGCTCGACGAGGACCACTTCGACCTCGAGAAGATCAAGGAGCGCATCCTCGAGTACCTCGCGGTGCGCAAGCTGCGGCAGGACCCGAAGGGCCCGATCCTCTGCTTCGTCGGGCCGCCGGGCGTCGGCAAGACGTCGCTCGGCCGCTCGATCGCGCGCGCCATGGGCCGCAAGTTCGTGCGCCTGTCGCTGGGCGGTATCCGCGACGAAGCCGAGATCCGCGGCCACCGCCGCACCTACATCGGCGCCCTCCCCGGCCGCATCATCCAGAATCTCCGCAACGCCGGCTCGAACAACCCGCTCTTCGTCCTCGACGAGATCGACAAGCTCGGCATGGACTTCCGCGGCGACCCCGCCTCGGCCCTGCTCGAGGTGCTCGACCCCGAGCAGAACGCGACCTTCCAGGATCACTACCTCGACGTCCCGTTCGATCTCCAGAAGGTGATGTTCGTCACCACGGCGAACATGATGGACCCCATCCCCGCGCCGCTGCGCGACCGCATGGAGGTCATCGACCTCGCCGGCTACACCGAGGAGGACAAGCTCGAGATCGCCAAGCGCCACGTCGTGCCGAAGCAGCTGCGCGAGCACGGGCTCGGACCGGAGCAGCTCCAGTTCGAGGACGACGCGCTCCACAAGCTGATCCACGACTACACGCGCGAGGCTGGCCTGCGGAAGCTCGAGCAGCGCATCGGCAGCGTCTGCCGCAAGGTCGCGCGCCTCATCACCGAGGGCCGCACCGAGCCGACGGTCTGCACGCCGGCGCTGGTGCGCGAGCTGCTCGGGCCCGAGGTCTACTTCTCGGAGCTGGCCGAGCGCACCGACGAGGCCGGGATCGCCGTCGGCCTCGCGTGGACGCCCGTCGGCGGCGAGATCCTCTTCGTCGAGGCGACGCGCATGACCGGCAAGAAGGGCCTGACGCTCACCGGCCAGCTCGGCGACGTGATGAAAGAATCGGCGCAGGCGGCGCTCAGCTACGTGCGCGCCCATGCCGACCAGCTCGGCGTCGCGCCCGACTTCTTCGAGAACAGCGACATCCATCTGCACGTGCCGCAGGGATCGATCCCCAAGGACGGGCCGTCCGCAGGCGTCACGATGGTGACGGCGCTGACGTCGCTGCTCACGAACCGCCCCGTGCGGCCGAACCTCGCCATGACCGGCGAGATCACCCTGCGCGGCAAGGTGCTGCCCGTGGGGGGCATCAAGGAGAAGGTCCTGGCGGCGCGCCGCGCCGGCATCACGACCGTCCTGCTGCCGCACCGCAACCAGAAGGACCTGGAGGACGTGCCCGCGGGCGTGCGCGAGCATCTCCAGTTCCATTTCGTCGACACCATCGCCGAGGTCATCGAGCACGCCCTCCTTCCCGCCGCCGCGCCCGAGGCGCGTGCGGTCCGAGCCTGA
- a CDS encoding DUF2203 domain-containing protein has product MQGRKLFSLEEANACVPQLAMRVERLQRAALRLEAERTGLAQERGVDPDLVDTADLLRARPAVRILIEELDALVGEIEETGAQLKDVRLGLVDFPHRRDGEVVLLCWQFGEPEVAFWHGEADGFAGRRPLPGAQRARWLQ; this is encoded by the coding sequence GTGCAGGGGCGAAAGCTGTTCTCGCTGGAGGAAGCGAACGCGTGCGTCCCCCAGCTGGCGATGCGCGTCGAGCGCCTCCAACGTGCGGCGTTGCGGCTCGAAGCGGAGCGCACCGGCCTCGCGCAGGAGCGCGGCGTCGACCCCGATCTCGTCGACACCGCCGACCTGCTGCGTGCGCGCCCCGCGGTCCGCATCCTGATCGAGGAGCTCGACGCGCTCGTCGGCGAGATCGAGGAGACCGGCGCGCAGCTGAAGGACGTGCGCCTCGGCCTCGTCGATTTCCCGCATCGGCGCGACGGCGAGGTGGTGCTCCTCTGCTGGCAGTTCGGCGAGCCCGAGGTCGCGTTCTGGCACGGCGAGGCCGACGGCTTCGCCGGTCGCCGGCCTCTGCCGGGCGCGCAGCGGGCGCGCTGGCTCCAGTAG
- a CDS encoding HAD family hydrolase encodes MSAYRGVLFDLFGTLVLVDESRLSELTIDGRTTRTTLGDVVPLVQELIPEVAPAALWHALRTVSAEMAASREDTHVEHPSRERFRRALATLGIHGAHGAEVAVALSRAHMRGIAAATVFPPSHAAVLAAARRDGPVGVVSNFDDTATAYEILRRHGILPHLATVVVSEAVGVRKPHPAIVREALRCVGVAASEALFVGDTLGEDVAAAVAAGVDAAWIDRHGRGVPAGTPPPRYVLHALPDLLPVLA; translated from the coding sequence GTGTCGGCGTACCGCGGCGTCCTCTTCGACCTGTTCGGTACGCTCGTCCTGGTCGACGAGAGCCGGCTGTCCGAGCTGACGATCGACGGTCGGACGACCCGCACGACGCTCGGCGACGTGGTGCCGCTCGTGCAGGAGCTGATTCCGGAGGTGGCGCCGGCGGCGCTGTGGCACGCGCTGCGCACCGTGTCCGCCGAGATGGCGGCGAGCCGCGAGGACACGCACGTCGAGCATCCGTCGCGCGAGCGCTTCCGGCGCGCGCTGGCGACGCTCGGTATCCACGGCGCGCACGGTGCCGAGGTGGCGGTCGCGCTCTCGCGCGCCCACATGCGCGGCATCGCCGCCGCGACGGTGTTCCCGCCGTCGCACGCGGCCGTGCTCGCGGCCGCGCGGCGCGACGGCCCGGTGGGTGTGGTGTCGAACTTCGACGACACCGCGACCGCGTACGAGATACTCCGCCGCCACGGCATCCTGCCGCACCTCGCGACCGTCGTCGTCTCCGAGGCGGTCGGCGTGCGCAAGCCGCATCCCGCGATCGTGCGCGAGGCGCTCCGCTGCGTCGGCGTGGCCGCGTCCGAGGCGCTCTTCGTCGGCGACACGCTGGGTGAGGACGTTGCGGCGGCGGTCGCGGCCGGGGTCGACGCCGCGTGGATCGATCGGCACGGCCGCGGCGTTCCCGCCGGGACGCCGCCGCCGCGCTACGTGCTGCACGCGTTGCCCGACCTGCTGCCCGTGCTGGCATGA
- a CDS encoding TIGR00725 family protein, with protein MSRPLQIAVAGGGTCGPRAARQAETLGRALAEGGAVVICGGLGGAMAAVSRGARAAGGLVVGLLPGYAHADGNPWLGVALPTGIGHARNVLVAAAGDVLVALPGAHGTLSEIALARVLGRPVVVLGGRVPVAGVVRARSPEDAARRALRLAATGGAARASRTRRA; from the coding sequence ATGAGCCGGCCGCTCCAGATCGCCGTCGCGGGCGGGGGAACGTGCGGACCGCGGGCGGCCCGCCAGGCGGAGACGCTCGGCCGCGCGCTCGCCGAGGGCGGGGCGGTCGTGATCTGCGGCGGGCTCGGCGGCGCGATGGCCGCGGTGTCGCGCGGGGCGCGTGCGGCGGGCGGGCTCGTGGTCGGGCTCCTGCCGGGCTACGCGCACGCCGACGGCAACCCGTGGCTCGGCGTCGCGCTGCCGACGGGGATCGGCCACGCGCGCAACGTCCTGGTCGCGGCGGCGGGTGACGTCCTCGTCGCGCTGCCGGGCGCGCACGGGACGCTCTCGGAGATCGCGCTCGCGCGCGTGCTCGGGCGACCCGTCGTGGTGCTGGGCGGCCGCGTGCCCGTGGCGGGCGTGGTGCGGGCGCGCTCGCCGGAGGACGCCGCACGCCGGGCGCTGCGCCTCGCCGCTACAGGCGGCGCGGCGAGGGCGAGCCGGACGCGCCGCGCTTGA
- a CDS encoding 5-formyltetrahydrofolate cyclo-ligase: MTKAEIRQKVWKTIEREGVGRFPWAPGRIPNFEGAEQAAQLLREMAVWRRALVVKINPDAPQLPVRRLALLEGKIVYMAVPQLRTEKCFIEIDPQRFGRRAALAASIAGACKYGRAVSPREMRPIDLVVCGSVAVGRDGARLGKGGGYCDLEYGLLREEGKVRESTPILTTVHPVQILGERIAMLPHDLPVDFLVTPTEVIATRPAHPRPRGIYWDLLRALRINAIPLLRKRLKRGASGSPSPRRL, translated from the coding sequence ATGACGAAGGCGGAGATCCGCCAGAAGGTCTGGAAGACGATTGAGCGCGAAGGCGTCGGTCGCTTCCCCTGGGCACCCGGACGCATCCCCAACTTCGAGGGTGCCGAGCAGGCCGCACAGCTGCTCCGTGAGATGGCCGTCTGGCGTCGCGCGCTCGTCGTCAAGATCAATCCCGACGCGCCCCAGCTGCCGGTGAGACGCCTCGCCCTCCTCGAGGGCAAGATCGTCTACATGGCGGTGCCGCAGCTGCGGACCGAGAAGTGCTTCATCGAGATCGATCCGCAGCGCTTCGGCCGCCGCGCCGCGCTCGCCGCCAGCATCGCCGGCGCCTGCAAGTACGGGCGCGCGGTGTCGCCGCGCGAGATGCGGCCGATCGACCTCGTCGTCTGCGGCTCGGTGGCGGTCGGCCGCGACGGCGCCCGGCTCGGCAAGGGCGGCGGCTACTGCGACCTCGAGTATGGCCTCCTGCGCGAGGAGGGCAAGGTCCGCGAGTCGACGCCCATCCTGACGACGGTCCACCCGGTGCAGATCCTCGGCGAACGCATCGCGATGCTGCCGCACGACCTGCCGGTCGACTTCCTGGTCACGCCGACCGAGGTGATCGCCACGCGACCGGCGCACCCGCGCCCACGCGGCATCTACTGGGACCTCCTCCGAGCGCTGCGCATCAATGCCATCCCGCTGCTGCGCAAGCGCCTCAAGCGCGGCGCGTCCGGCTCGCCCTCGCCGCGCCGCCTGTAG